A genomic stretch from Psilocybe cubensis strain MGC-MH-2018 chromosome 1, whole genome shotgun sequence includes:
- a CDS encoding RNA polymerase II subunit A C-terminal domain phosphatase: MDDSEPTPLHLPQNLPYPLKITSLNAAQNATVDRKSRLLEYSFVYSPPGPEQLPETRFGTWDSTLDGVVKAWNLKVGDVVTRKKAAESPAIFVVEPCKHEIQISGLCALCAKDMTIADYLDVSDTSRANIQMTHSAHGPTVSLEYAKRLERESADHLLKSRKLSLIVDLDQTIVHATVDPTVGEWINEGLAWEARQAKKASTTPPDDGAPTANDADDDDECNPNWEALKDVKSFRLGPESFGPLAVRSAHRGKGKNKMVETEGCMYYIKPRPGWKEFLRETATKYEMHVYTMGTRAYAEEVCAAIDPDGNIFGGRLLSRDESGNDFFVGIGDINSSFLPKIEPLTPVLNVPQATPTASINGSSTSPIPNNNANPVTPDVPTTVAADGEISELENAMFTQNNAALDAQLEERPLAKKEKELQEHEIQEQQAAEKTPTPPETPASVEKLPTPTPSPKPEKMHKKALLKNDDYELERIGKLLNEVHTRFFTAYDTRRANENAKAKAAAAKAYDVTRIIPRIRSEVFEGVHILFSSVIPLDTKPETTEIWRMAHMFGAQCSTELTSNITHVVAAKRGTVKVDMARRRGGIKIVWLAWFTDSIALWRRQDEKPYLLDDPPVVIPASSPTTEYHQLSSDLDIDSDDWDQEPPEMKETGPLHLEAINWDDINDEVEAAMNESDDEYDEYYAAFKSGNVSEDDTTDGGANNTSQTMTTRKRFRSATPSDGGGGNDEYLGTGSRKRMRSKTPSDAGSDYGSPLARRKKAAAGRTGYSKLKEGITADDIEGGDAVTNDVNESGNGTALPDAQGSSPAAYDEEEDGEDDDEEEEEEEDDFLARELEEEWG; encoded by the exons ATGGACGACTCGGAGCCGACTCCGCTGCATCTGCCCCAGAATCTCCCGTATCCTCTTAAGATCACCTCTCTCAACGCTGCTCAAAATGCAACCGTAGACCGCAAGTCCCGTCTCCTCGAATATTCCTTTGTTTACTCTCCTCCCGGTCCAGAACAACTCCCCGAAACCAGATTTGGCACTTGGGATTCCACCCTTGACGGTGTCGTCAAAGCTTGGAATCTCAAAGTCGGCGATGTTGTAACTAGAAAGAAGGCTGCTGAATCTCCAGCAATCTTCGTCGTCGAGCCGTGCAAGCATGAAATACAGATCAGCGGCCTCTGCGCCCTTTGCGCGAAGGATATGACCAT TGCCGACTATCTAGACGTGTCAGATACCTCTCGTGCTAACATCCAGATGACCCATTCCGCACACGGCCCTACCGTGTCTCTCGAATACGCCAAGCGTCTCGAGCGCGAATCGGCTGACCATCTTCTCAAATCCCGCAAGCTTTCTCTGATTGTCGATCTCGACCAAACTATCGTCCATGCTACAGTCGACCCAACCGTGGGTGAGTGGATAAACGAGGGTCTCGCCTGGGAGGCCAGGCAGGCCAAGAAGGCTTCTACCACCCCGCCCGACGACGGTGCTCCAACCGCTAATGatgccgacgacgacgacgagtgCAACCCCAACTGGGAGGCTCTCAAGGACGTCAAGAGCTTCAGGCTCGGTCCAGAGTCCTTTGGGCCCCTGGCCGTACGCAGTGCACATCGCGGAAAGGGCAAGAACAAGATGGTCGAGACTGAAGGGTGTATGTATTACATCAAGCCTCG ACCCGGTTGGAAAGAATTTCTACGTGAGACTGCCACCAAGTACGAGATGCATGTTTATACGATGGGAACCAGAGCATATGCGGAAGAAGTCTGTGCTGCAATTGATCCGGATGGAAACATTTTCGGAGGTCGACTGCTAAGTAGAGACGAGAGTGGAA ATGACTTTTTTGTCGGAATTGGCGACATCAACTCGTCGTTCCTTCCCAAGATTGAGCCGCTTACGCCTGTGCTAAATGTGCCCCAGGCAACTCCAACAGCAAGCATAAATGGGTCTTCTACTTCTCCAatacccaacaacaacgcTAATCCAGTAACACCTGATGTACCCACTACTGTAGCTGCAGACGGGGAAATATCAGAACTCGAAAACGCCATGTTTACGCAGAATAATGCTGCTCTCGATGCCCAACTAGAAGAACGGCCGTTAGccaagaaggagaaggagctTCAAGAGCACGAAATACAAGAACAGCAAGCCGCTGAGAAAACACCGACCCCCCCAGAAACGCCAGCTAGCGTCGAGAAGCTTCCTACGCCAACGCCGTCACCTAAGCCAGAGAAAATGCACAAGAAGGCGCTACTAAAGAACGACGACTATGAATTAGAGCGAATAGGCAAA CTGCTAAATGAGGTTCATACGAGGTTCTTTACGGCCTATGACACTCGTCGCGCGAATGAGAACGCTAAAGCAAAGGCTGCGGCTGCTAAAGCATACGACGTCACG CGCATTATCCCTCGGATACGATCAGAAGTATTCGAAGGTGTCCATATCCTCTTTTCGAGTGTAATCCCTCTGGACACCAAGCCAGAAACGACCGAAATCTGGCGGATGGCTCATATGTTCGGAGCCCAGTGCTCGACGGAATTGACAAGTAACATCACGCATGTCGTTGCTGCAAAG CGTGGGACCGTTAAAGTGGACATGGCACGGAGGCGAGGGGGAATCAAGATAGTTTGGCTCGCGTGGTTCACTGATTCTATAGCGCTGTGGCGAAGACAAGACGAGAAGCCGTATCTGCTCGACGACCCGCCTGTGGTAATCCCCGCCTCGAGTCCAACCACGGAATACCACCAACTCTCCTCGGACCTCGACATCGACTCGGACGACTGGGACCAGGAGCCGCCAGAGATGAAGGAAACCGGACCCCTCCACCTCGAAGCCATCAACTGGGATGACATCAACGATGAAGTCGAAGCTGCCATGAACGAAAGCGACGACGAATACGACGAATATTACGCTGCTTTCAAAAGCGGCAACGTCTCGGAAGACGACACCACGGACGG GGGTGCGAATAATACCTcgcagacgatgacgacaagGAAGCGGTTTCGGAGCGCGACGCCGTCTgatggcggcggcggcaacGACGAGTACTTAGGGACCGGCTCACGGAAACGGATGCGGAGCAAAACGCCGTCGGATGCGGGGAGCGACTATGGCTCGCCGCTCGCTAGGCGGAAGAAAGCGGCTGCTGGGCGCACGGGGTACTCCAAGCTCAAGGAGGGGATCACAGCGGATGACATTGAAGGCGGCGACGCTGTCACGAATGATGTCAATGAGAGCGGCAACGGTACTGCCCTGCCGGACGCGCAAGGCTCGTCGCCTGCTGCGtacgacgaggaggaggatggagaggatgatgatgaggaagaggaggaggaagaagacgatttCTTAGCTCGCGAGCTGGAGGAAGAGTGGGGATAG
- a CDS encoding 4-hydroxytryptamine kinase, whose product MATTEIKPTLDLSLEADVRVYLAKTPFASTDVQPLSGGTGNYVFRLRLDAPYEGRRTVVLKHAKPFVKDLPELAFELSRQKYEVEALRRVRGWLPADSLVTVPEVHLFDEDAHVIIMDDAGEDAISLKSYIQQGHATLASAKKIGAAVGAFLGGMHKWGKGNKELCAAVAGNSQAKAMSAWVFYGRLLPTLSGDSGVPKLMDPPLVAAAEDLEVIKGLVEETTAALLAVDDQFVMGDFWPGNMMLRIDGQGEVEGISVLDWELTKTGLSGLDIGQFCAEMHLLRRSQPEVCGSTATGVLEEFLKEYKRTCEPGEEVARRTVVQWGVHMAVLGARVDWGDKEASRRLVLEGVRIVVDGVQSRSLGENGHVGGLL is encoded by the exons ATGGCGACAACCGAGATCAAGCCCACCCTCGATTTATCACTCGAAGCAGATGTGCGCGTGTATCTCGCGAAAACCCCGTTTGCCAGTACCGATGTCCAGCCATTGTCAGGCGGGACGGGGAATTATGTGTTCAGACTGCGTCTTGATGCACCGTACGAGGGAAGGCGCACTGTCGTGCTTAAGCATGCGAAGCCATTCGTCAAAGACTTGCCCGAGCTTGCGTTCGAGTTGAGCAGGCAG AAATATGAAGTAGAGGCACTGCGCCGCGTCCGAGGGTGGTTGCCCGCCGACTCGCTCGTGACGGTGCCCGAGGTACACTTGTTCGACGAGGACGCGCATGTGATCATCATGGACGACGCTGGCGAGGACGCGATTTCGCTCAAGTCATACATACAGCAGGGCCATGCGACGCTTGCATCCGCGAAAAAGATCGGAGCGGCGGTGGGGGCGTTCCTGGGCGGGATGCACAAGTGGGGAAAAGGCAACAAGGAGCTCTGTGCAGCGGTTGCAGGGAACAGCCAAGCAAAGGCAATGTCGGCGTGGGTGTTCTACGGACGGCTGCTGCCTACGCTGTCTGGAGACAGTGGTGTGCCAAAGTTGATGGACCCGCCGTTGGTAGCTGCCGCCgaggatctggaggtgatCAAGGGGTTGGTGGAGGAGACGACGGCGGCGCTGCTTGCTGTTGACGATCAG TTCGTGATGGGTGACTTTTGGCCGGGGAACATGATGCTGCGAATTGATGGACAAGGTGAAGTGGAGGGCATCAGCGTGCTCGACTGGGAACTGACCAAGACGGGGCTGAGTGGGCTGGACATTGGGCAGTTCTGCGCAGAGATGCATCTGCTGCGGCGATCGCAGCCTGAGGTGTGTGGGTCGACGGCGACGGGGGTGCTGGAGGAGTTTTTGAAAGAGTACAAGAGGACATGCGAGCCCGGGGAAGAGGTGGCTCGACGAACGGTGGTGCAGTGGGGGGTGCACATGGCGGTGCTGGGAGCGCGGGTGGACTGGGGCGACAAAGAGGCGTCGCGGAGACTTGTGCTCGAGGGCGTGCGGATTGTCGTAGACGGCGTGCAGAGCAGGTCGCTCGGTGAGAATGGGCACGTCGGAGGACTGTTGTAG
- a CDS encoding Ribonuclease H1: MAPKGIGGYYAVRKGRIPGIYKTWPECKAQINEFPGAEHKKFSTLAEAEGFISEDSPSSSNAEAGPSNITTSHAPGDSTSKKRELDFGPQVDDVTGWDVVYSDGACKGNGKEGSYAGVGVWWGHNDPRNIAERCPGDQTNNRAELIAILRVLESTPQTKKPLLIRTDSQYSIQCFRTWINTWRNNNWKSSTGSDVKNAGIIRCISAHLDLRGKMGQKVVLEYVKGHSGDIGNDGADFMANQGAVKPRVDERPWEAIEKQLQRKLMEMPSDPHTPITKLTVLAPDKMVEGDDADLSESPAKMQKLSSTTSTPSKSIKSKGASLQSSLKACTHSTLATNQTSSPFHISPLFPPASSSVQSFSSPDKANKGKPALPSPQKSGPTKTKADPPSSNHTVAPYPHLSGAKSPMKVLCAVPPLVPVTTQEVNLDDYADCLLDDPSNDLSD, from the exons ATGGCACCCAAAGGCATTGGAGGGTACTATGCTGTACGAAAAGGAAGAATACCAGGGATATACAAAACCTG GCCTGAGTGTAAAGCGCAGATAAACGAATTCCCTGGAGCCGAACATAAGAAGTTTTCAACTttggcagaggcagagggttTTATATCGGAAGATTCACCATCATCAAGCAACGCAGAAGCGGGTCCTTCCAATATCACGACAAGCCATGCTCCCGGCGATTCCACTTCAAAAAAGCGAGAGTTAGACTTTGGTCCACAAGTGGACGATGTCACTGGTTGGGATGTTGTTTATAGTGATGGTGCTTGCAAAGGCAACGGTAAAGAAGGATCATACGCAGGTGTGGGTGTATGGTGGGGGCATAACGACCCAAG AAACATTGCAGAGCGTTGTCCAGGTGACCAGACCAATAATCGCGCAGAATTAATA GCAATACTGCGCGTTTTAGAAAGTACACCCCAGACGAAAAAACCTTTGTTGATTAGAACAGACTCCCAGTATTCTATCCAGT GCTTCCGAACCTGGATCAACACATGGCGCAACAATAACTGGAAAAGCTCTACGGGTAGCGATGTAAAAAACGCCGGAATCATACGTTGTATTTCGGCTCATCTTGATCTTCGAGGGAAAATGGGACAGAAGGTTGTATTAGAATACGTCAAAGGGCACAGTGGAGATATTGGTAATGATGGCGCAGATTTTATGGCAAACCAAGGCGCTGTCAAACCTCGAGTCGATGAACGACCTTGGGAAGCAATCGAAAAACAACTTCAGCGCAAGTTAATGGAGATGCCCAGTGATCCTCACACTCCTATCACGAAGTTGACGGTTTTAGCTCCCGATAAAATGGTAGAGGGAGATGATGCAGACCTGTCCGAATCTCCGGCCAAAATGCAAAAACTTTCATCAACGACATCAACACCCTCAAAGTCGATCAAGAGCAAAGGAGCTTCTCTCCAGAGTTCACTGAAAGCTTGCACTCACTCTACATTGGCTACAAATCAGACCTCGTCACCTTTCCATATTTCGCCTCTGTTTCCTCCCGCCTCTAGTTCTGTTCAGTCGTTCAGTTCCCCAGACAAAGCAAATAAGGGGAAGCCTGCATTGCCATCCCCTCAGAAGAGTGGTCCAACAAAAACCAAAGCTGACCCTCCATCGTCTAATCACACGGTCGCACCATATCCCCACCTTTCTGGGGCAAAGTCTCCGATGAAAGTACTTTGTGCCGTGCCCCCTTTAGTTCCAGTCACCACCCAAGAGGTGAACCTTGAT GACTATGCTGACTGTCTGTTGGATGACCCTTCTAACGATTTATCGGACTGA